The Kiritimatiellia bacterium genome window below encodes:
- a CDS encoding PAS domain S-box protein, which translates to MKHGPANRDDAESAAKLAAIFNTVVDGIITIDERGIIESVNPAAERIFGWSAKDLIGRSVNVLIPEPWRRHHDGYIRRYLRTGRPHIIGIGREVRGLRKNGDTFPMDLAVSEVRIGRRRLFTGIVRDITERKRAAEAIARVSEEERRRLGQELHDGLGQQLTGLALMAKALHGRLARESHPAAEEADELARMMGRILDDMRRQAHGLYPVELERSGLQVALEELALANRQLYGIRCRVQIRGSFPALDKSHALHLYRIAQEAVHNAIRHGGAKQICIRLARSANEIHLEIEDNGRGFQARQIRSGMGIQIMRYRAGVLGAELAIERRAPRGTLVRLVWPVALAVPSKP; encoded by the coding sequence ATGAAACACGGCCCCGCCAACCGCGATGACGCGGAATCCGCCGCGAAGCTGGCGGCGATCTTCAATACGGTCGTTGATGGCATCATCACCATCGACGAACGCGGCATCATCGAATCCGTTAATCCGGCCGCCGAGCGCATTTTCGGCTGGAGCGCCAAGGATTTGATCGGGCGCAGCGTGAACGTCCTGATCCCTGAACCTTGGCGGCGCCACCACGACGGATACATCCGGCGCTATCTGCGGACCGGCCGGCCTCACATCATTGGCATCGGCCGCGAGGTGCGGGGTCTTCGCAAAAACGGAGATACCTTTCCGATGGATTTGGCTGTTAGCGAGGTGCGGATCGGCCGCCGGCGCCTGTTCACCGGAATTGTGCGCGACATAACAGAACGCAAACGTGCCGCGGAAGCCATCGCCCGCGTCAGCGAGGAGGAACGCCGCCGGCTCGGCCAGGAGCTGCACGACGGGCTTGGCCAGCAGTTGACCGGCCTGGCATTGATGGCCAAGGCGCTGCACGGCCGGCTCGCCCGCGAGTCCCACCCCGCGGCGGAGGAGGCGGACGAGCTGGCCCGCATGATGGGCCGCATCCTCGACGACATGCGGCGGCAAGCACACGGGCTCTACCCCGTCGAGTTGGAGCGCAGCGGGCTGCAGGTGGCCCTCGAAGAATTAGCCCTTGCAAACCGACAGCTTTACGGCATCCGATGCAGAGTGCAGATCCGGGGATCCTTCCCCGCGCTCGATAAATCGCACGCGCTGCATCTCTATCGCATCGCCCAGGAAGCTGTCCATAACGCCATCCGGCACGGCGGCGCAAAACAGATTTGTATTCGACTTGCCCGATCGGCTAATGAGATTCATCTGGAGATCGAAGACAATGGTCGGGGATTTCAGGCCCGGCAGATACGTTCAGGTATGGGGATTCAAATCATGCGCTATCGTGCGGGCGTCCTGGGGGCCGAGCTAGCCATCGAACGGCGCGCTCCCCGCGGAACGTTGGTCCGCCTCGTCTGGCCCGTGGCGCTCGCAGTCCCTTCAAAGCCATGA
- a CDS encoding ABC transporter permease subunit encodes MNASARHSEDQAEARRARRLRGLAWALVVYGLLLGGAILFSMPFLWMIGTSFKVDREMFGERITFWPMRPVPARASPYLDPNYFPQVGGDAYRIAEPILREAIRVHRDRIPGLAANADQAADILAPGLFQRLRGTLPATLWQLPHEALAQELAARVTPEWIDEAVRKVYRRLSFAGVRVRSHDLQEIDLTAGRPISDFWTVEGGRLVDGREDAAAIADMVYAFPHTDGGEVRLSATLKLPFPVERLHRIQLFLRPDDSWHALEFMVEKQGRVYRGKRPEYLGNFQWTMVTLQDYGPDDESTKIRLWIPLVEQRGAVSAVDSPDEVKLTIVLRQSDQLDAWWAKIQRNYRGALDYIPFWRYAATSVFLVTLNIAGTLLSCSLVAFAFARLRWPGRNLSFGLMMATLMIPGQVTMIPYFLIVKSLGWYNTLTPLWAMSFFGNAFNIFLLRQFMKGIPRDLEDAARIDGCNSWQVYWHVILPLVRPTLACIAIFTFMGTWNDFMGPLIYLSDQRLYPLSLGLYALNVQAGGNFGMMMAGSVLMTLPVIAVFFFAQKYFIQGVTLTGMKG; translated from the coding sequence GTGAACGCTTCGGCGCGCCATTCCGAGGACCAGGCGGAAGCGCGACGAGCGCGGCGGCTGCGGGGGCTCGCATGGGCGCTCGTCGTCTACGGCTTGCTGCTCGGAGGCGCAATCCTGTTTTCGATGCCGTTCCTCTGGATGATCGGCACCAGCTTCAAGGTGGATCGCGAGATGTTTGGCGAACGCATCACGTTCTGGCCGATGCGCCCTGTGCCAGCGCGCGCCTCGCCCTATCTGGACCCCAACTATTTCCCGCAAGTCGGTGGGGACGCCTACCGGATTGCCGAGCCGATTCTTCGCGAGGCAATTCGCGTCCACCGCGACCGCATCCCCGGATTAGCCGCCAACGCCGATCAAGCCGCGGACATCCTCGCCCCGGGACTTTTCCAGCGGCTGCGCGGCACGCTGCCGGCGACCCTCTGGCAACTGCCGCACGAAGCGCTCGCCCAAGAGCTTGCCGCGCGCGTCACGCCCGAATGGATCGACGAGGCCGTACGCAAGGTGTACCGCCGCCTGAGCTTCGCCGGCGTCCGCGTGCGCAGCCACGACCTGCAGGAAATCGACCTGACCGCCGGCAGACCGATCTCCGACTTCTGGACCGTCGAGGGCGGACGACTGGTCGATGGGCGCGAGGATGCAGCGGCGATCGCCGACATGGTCTACGCGTTTCCACACACGGATGGCGGCGAAGTTCGACTGTCCGCCACCCTCAAGCTGCCCTTCCCCGTTGAGCGGCTGCACCGCATCCAGCTCTTCCTGCGACCCGATGATTCCTGGCATGCGCTAGAGTTCATGGTCGAAAAGCAAGGCCGCGTCTACCGGGGCAAGCGTCCTGAATACCTTGGGAACTTCCAATGGACGATGGTCACGCTGCAGGATTACGGTCCGGACGACGAGTCGACGAAAATCCGTCTGTGGATTCCGCTGGTGGAGCAGCGCGGCGCCGTATCCGCTGTTGATTCGCCCGATGAGGTGAAGCTCACGATTGTTTTACGCCAGAGCGACCAGCTCGATGCATGGTGGGCGAAAATCCAGCGCAACTATCGCGGCGCGCTGGATTACATCCCCTTCTGGCGGTATGCAGCGACAAGCGTTTTCCTCGTGACTCTGAACATCGCGGGCACTTTGCTGTCCTGCTCGCTCGTCGCCTTCGCGTTCGCGCGACTGCGCTGGCCGGGCCGGAACCTCAGCTTCGGCTTGATGATGGCCACCCTAATGATTCCCGGGCAGGTGACGATGATCCCCTATTTCCTGATCGTCAAATCGCTCGGATGGTACAACACACTGACACCGCTCTGGGCGATGAGTTTCTTCGGCAACGCGTTCAATATCTTCCTGCTGCGGCAGTTCATGAAGGGAATCCCGCGCGACCTCGAGGACGCCGCGCGCATCGACGGCTGCAACTCGTGGCAGGTTTACTGGCATGTGATTCTCCCGCTGGTCCGGCCGACCCTCGCCTGCATCGCCATCTTCACCTTTATGGGCACGTGGAACGACTTCATGGGGCCGCTGATCTACCTTAGCGATCAGCGCCTGTATCCGCTGTCGCTCGGCCTTTACGCACTGAATGTCCAGGCCGGCGGCAACTTCGGCATGATGATGGCCGGCTCGGTGTTGATGACCCTCCCCGTGATCGCGGTCTTCTTCTTCGCGCAGAAATACTTCATTCAAGGCGTCACACTCACCGGCATGAAAGGGTGA